One Pseudomonadota bacterium genomic region harbors:
- a CDS encoding type II toxin-antitoxin system RelE/ParE family toxin, giving the protein MIMSFRDKRTREFAAGNRIKAFEGIEHKAEMKLDQLESAMSLLDLDLPGNHLETLRGDRKGQYSIRINDQWRICFEWLKGTKGPTNVEIVDYH; this is encoded by the coding sequence ATGATCATGAGCTTCAGAGACAAGCGGACCCGGGAGTTTGCCGCAGGAAACCGGATTAAAGCCTTTGAGGGCATCGAACATAAGGCGGAAATGAAGCTCGACCAGCTCGAATCGGCCATGTCGCTGCTTGACCTGGATCTGCCCGGTAATCATCTGGAGACACTCAGGGGAGACCGCAAGGGTCAGTACAGTATCCGTATCAATGACCAGTGGCGGATATGCTTTGAGTGGCTCAAGGGAACAAAGGGACCGACAAATGTTGAGATCGTTGACTATCATTAA